The following coding sequences are from one Phenylobacterium glaciei window:
- a CDS encoding methyl-accepting chemotaxis protein — MRIFEGSKLRKDSADKLAELENKLSAIDRSQAVIEFNLDGTIITANANFLTTMGYGLAEIQGRHHSTFMDAAEANLPEYRDFWRELNSGAFVARKFKRVAKGGREVWLQASYNPVLNETGKAYKVIKLAVDITQAELAFHQAELERVKGEEVQNEVVATLASSLQRLSEGDLTCQIDADFKGAYLAIKSDFNKAVTSLREALESINRSTDSIRGGSEEIASASDDLSRRTEQQAASLEETAAALDEITATVKRSAEGAKLASSAATTAKADATSSGAVVRDAVAAMGEIEGSSKQITQIIGVIDEIAFQTNLLALNAGVEAARAGDAGRGFAVVASEVRALAQRSAEAAKEIKGLISASTEQVSKGVKLVGETGESLLGIVAKVTEIDSLISEIALSAQEQATGLSQVNSAVNQMDQVTQQNAAMVEEATAAASSLQSEAQELARHVGKFQLGGDVRQAAKPESAVSGRHAPARNQLAQDRARLKKAVGGGSVGGWEEF; from the coding sequence ATGCGAATTTTCGAGGGTTCAAAGCTCCGCAAGGATTCGGCCGACAAACTGGCCGAGCTTGAAAACAAGCTATCCGCAATAGACCGGTCTCAAGCGGTCATCGAATTCAATCTCGACGGCACGATCATCACGGCGAACGCCAATTTCCTGACCACCATGGGATACGGCCTGGCGGAGATTCAGGGCCGACATCACAGCACTTTCATGGACGCAGCGGAGGCGAACCTTCCCGAATACCGCGACTTCTGGCGCGAGCTGAATAGCGGAGCCTTTGTCGCTCGCAAGTTCAAGCGTGTGGCAAAGGGGGGGCGCGAAGTCTGGCTGCAGGCGTCCTATAATCCCGTGCTCAACGAGACGGGCAAGGCCTACAAGGTGATCAAGCTCGCGGTTGACATTACGCAGGCCGAACTGGCGTTCCATCAGGCCGAGCTTGAGCGCGTCAAGGGCGAGGAGGTGCAGAACGAAGTGGTCGCCACGCTCGCGTCCAGTCTGCAAAGGCTCTCCGAAGGTGATTTGACCTGTCAGATCGACGCCGACTTCAAGGGCGCCTACCTGGCGATCAAGAGCGACTTCAACAAGGCGGTCACCTCGCTGCGCGAGGCGTTGGAATCAATCAACAGGTCGACCGATTCCATCCGCGGCGGTTCAGAGGAGATCGCCTCGGCTTCCGACGACCTGTCACGACGCACGGAGCAGCAGGCGGCTAGCCTAGAGGAGACGGCTGCGGCTCTCGACGAGATCACGGCGACGGTCAAGCGCAGCGCCGAGGGGGCCAAGCTGGCGTCATCCGCTGCTACCACCGCCAAGGCCGACGCCACCAGCTCCGGCGCCGTGGTCCGCGATGCCGTCGCCGCCATGGGCGAAATTGAGGGTAGTTCCAAGCAGATCACACAGATCATCGGGGTGATCGACGAGATTGCGTTCCAGACCAACCTCTTGGCCCTGAACGCCGGCGTTGAGGCCGCCCGCGCCGGCGACGCCGGCAGGGGCTTCGCCGTGGTCGCGTCCGAAGTACGGGCCCTGGCGCAACGCTCCGCCGAGGCCGCCAAGGAGATCAAGGGCCTGATCTCGGCCTCCACCGAGCAGGTCAGCAAAGGCGTCAAGTTGGTCGGCGAGACCGGCGAGTCTCTGTTAGGCATCGTCGCCAAGGTTACCGAGATCGACAGCCTGATCAGTGAGATCGCCCTTTCCGCTCAGGAACAGGCCACCGGTCTTTCCCAGGTGAACAGCGCCGTCAACCAGATGGACCAGGTGACGCAACAGAACGCCGCGATGGTCGAAGAAGCTACTGCTGCAGCGAGCAGCCTGCAGTCCGAGGCTCAAGAGCTGGCGCGCCACGTCGGCAAGTTCCAGCTCGGCGGTGATGTGCGACAAGCCGCCAAGCCCGAATCCGCCGTCTCGGGTCGCCACGCACCGGCGCGCAACCAGCTTGCCCAGGATCGCGCCAGGCTCAAGAAGGCGGTTGGCGGTGGCTCAGTCGGCGGCTGGGAAGAGTTTTGA
- a CDS encoding chemotaxis protein CheW, translated as MGALDTGDDKIELISFEIAEQEFCIDIRSVREIRGWTPATRLPHTPPYVLGVINLRGAVMPVLDLRNRLGLGVTETSSRHVFVVVQDGARVAGLMVDAVQETFVVDAGLLQAPPDVDSGSETNFVDAIIPMEGRLLSRLVVAALLPAETRIAA; from the coding sequence ATGGGCGCCCTCGACACCGGCGACGACAAAATCGAACTGATCTCATTCGAGATCGCCGAGCAGGAGTTCTGCATCGATATCCGCTCAGTGCGAGAGATCAGGGGCTGGACCCCAGCCACTCGCCTGCCGCACACGCCGCCCTATGTGCTGGGGGTCATCAACCTGCGCGGCGCGGTCATGCCAGTGCTCGACCTGCGTAACCGCTTGGGTCTTGGTGTAACGGAAACCTCGTCACGCCATGTGTTCGTCGTGGTCCAGGACGGCGCGCGGGTGGCAGGCCTGATGGTCGACGCGGTGCAGGAGACGTTCGTCGTCGACGCCGGTCTGCTGCAGGCTCCACCCGATGTCGACAGTGGATCCGAAACGAACTTCGTCGACGCAATTATCCCGATGGAAGGCCGCTTGCTGAGTCGCCTGGTGGTCGCGGCCCTGCTGCCTGCCGAGACCCGCATTGCAGCTTAA
- a CDS encoding ArsR/SmtB family transcription factor, whose protein sequence is MKHGPDIARIAALLGDPARANMMTALVGGQALSAGELAREAGITASTASSHLAKLTDDGLLVRVKVSRSVYYALASEDVAALLETLMGLATRTGHLRTRPGPKDPALRRARVCYDHLAGELAVTMLDRLLTRGVIEDRDGALSLGPDTGFLRAFGVDPDALPRGRRPVCRACLDWSERRNHLAGSLGAAVLTRIYERGWARRSPGTRLVTFSAPGLAAFEAWLARPIGSGPPAADLL, encoded by the coding sequence ATGAAACATGGTCCCGACATCGCCCGGATCGCGGCCCTGCTGGGGGATCCCGCGCGGGCCAACATGATGACCGCGCTGGTGGGCGGTCAGGCGCTGAGCGCCGGCGAACTGGCCCGCGAGGCCGGTATCACGGCCTCCACGGCGAGCTCGCATCTCGCCAAGCTGACCGACGATGGCCTGTTGGTGAGGGTCAAGGTGTCACGCAGTGTCTACTACGCGCTCGCCAGCGAGGACGTGGCGGCCCTGCTGGAGACCCTGATGGGCCTGGCCACCCGGACCGGCCACCTGCGCACCCGCCCGGGGCCCAAGGATCCGGCCCTGCGCCGGGCGCGGGTCTGCTACGACCACCTGGCCGGCGAGCTGGCGGTGACGATGCTGGACCGTCTGCTGACCCGCGGGGTCATCGAGGACCGCGACGGGGCGCTGAGCCTGGGCCCCGACACCGGTTTCCTGCGCGCCTTCGGGGTCGATCCCGACGCCCTGCCGCGCGGCCGCCGCCCGGTCTGCAGGGCCTGCCTGGACTGGAGCGAGCGGCGCAACCACCTGGCCGGATCGCTGGGCGCGGCGGTGCTGACCCGGATCTACGAGCGGGGCTGGGCGCGGCGGAGCCCGGGGACGCGGCTGGTGACCTTCAGCGCCCCGGGGCTGGCGGCGTTCGAGGCCTGGCTGGCGAGGCCGATCGGCTCAGGACCGCCCGCGGCGGACCTTCTGTAG
- a CDS encoding NIPSNAP family protein — MTITCHIRYVIDPFQRDAFEAYAQAWLSIIPACGGDLLGYWLPHEGTNDVAHALISFDSLAAYEAYRARLRADPAGAANFALAQAQRFILREQRTFLTPVTA; from the coding sequence GTGACGATCACCTGCCACATCCGCTACGTCATCGACCCCTTCCAGCGCGACGCCTTCGAGGCCTATGCGCAGGCTTGGCTGAGCATCATCCCGGCCTGCGGCGGCGACCTGCTGGGCTACTGGCTGCCGCACGAGGGGACCAACGACGTCGCCCACGCCCTGATCTCCTTCGACAGCCTGGCCGCCTACGAGGCCTACCGCGCCCGCCTGCGCGCCGACCCCGCCGGGGCCGCCAACTTCGCCCTGGCCCAGGCCCAGCGGTTCATCCTGCGCGAGCAGCGCACCTTCCTGACCCCGGTGACCGCGTGA
- a CDS encoding antibiotic biosynthesis monooxygenase family protein → MIAVIFEVLPRTRETYLGLAADLRPLLDGIDGFVSIERFESLTEPGKLLSLSFWRDEAAVAQWRALEAHRSAQAAGRAGVFIDYRLRVAGVLRDYGLNDRDQAPADSQAVHG, encoded by the coding sequence GTGATCGCCGTCATCTTCGAAGTCCTCCCGCGGACCCGCGAAACCTATCTTGGCCTGGCCGCCGACCTACGCCCTCTGCTGGACGGCATCGACGGCTTTGTCTCCATCGAACGCTTTGAAAGCCTTACAGAACCCGGGAAGCTGCTCTCCCTCTCCTTCTGGCGCGACGAGGCCGCGGTGGCGCAGTGGCGGGCCCTGGAGGCGCACCGATCCGCCCAGGCGGCGGGCCGGGCGGGGGTCTTCATCGACTACCGCCTGCGGGTGGCGGGCGTGCTGCGCGACTACGGCCTCAACGACCGGGACCAGGCGCCGGCGGACTCGCAGGCGGTTCATGGGTGA
- a CDS encoding alpha/beta fold hydrolase, whose amino-acid sequence MARRLFKVVVALAIFLTLLVAGAFGTLAIARHRHAEALAIRTPNGIDEAGFVRLGGVEQWVTIRGDDRANPVILVVGGVGADGPGTVLSPFVDAFTPWERDFTVVQWDQRGAGKTFARAGRQVGPDFTVEGLTRDGLDLTAHLRDRFAKPRIVLLGTGFGSTVAARMALARPQAYLAYVGAGQIVAPRRDREQAGYERLLRKATAAGDQESLADLRTSGPWAFRHPRDPEKVAAFVRVAGRYHAANPPHQTWDVLTAPHWSLADALAIQPGMAASEAALGRAWGESFDYGGLGPDFQVPVFVIQGDDNTDAPIAQARAWLAGVRAPAKGLVTIPGAGNHGLQTHSQAFATALKATLAPFTHEPPASPPAPGPGR is encoded by the coding sequence ATGGCGCGGCGGCTCTTCAAGGTGGTGGTCGCCCTGGCGATCTTTCTGACGCTGCTGGTCGCAGGGGCGTTCGGGACGCTGGCCATCGCCCGCCACCGCCACGCCGAGGCCCTCGCCATCCGCACGCCGAACGGGATCGACGAGGCCGGCTTCGTGCGCCTGGGCGGCGTTGAGCAGTGGGTGACGATCCGCGGCGACGACCGCGCCAATCCGGTGATCCTGGTGGTGGGTGGGGTCGGCGCCGACGGGCCGGGCACGGTGCTCAGCCCCTTTGTGGACGCCTTCACGCCCTGGGAGCGCGACTTCACCGTGGTGCAGTGGGACCAGCGCGGGGCGGGCAAGACCTTCGCCCGCGCCGGGCGGCAAGTGGGGCCGGACTTCACCGTGGAAGGGCTGACCCGTGACGGGCTGGACCTCACCGCCCATCTGCGCGACCGCTTCGCCAAGCCGAGGATCGTGCTGCTGGGGACCGGGTTCGGTTCGACGGTGGCGGCGCGCATGGCGCTGGCGCGGCCGCAGGCCTACCTGGCCTATGTCGGCGCGGGGCAGATCGTGGCGCCGCGGCGGGACCGGGAGCAGGCAGGCTATGAACGGTTGCTGCGCAAGGCCACGGCGGCCGGCGACCAGGAGAGCCTGGCCGACCTGAGGACCAGCGGGCCCTGGGCCTTCCGCCATCCCCGCGATCCGGAGAAGGTCGCCGCCTTCGTCCGGGTGGCGGGCCGATACCACGCCGCCAACCCGCCTCACCAGACCTGGGACGTGCTGACCGCGCCGCACTGGAGCCTTGCCGACGCCCTGGCCATCCAGCCCGGCATGGCGGCGAGCGAGGCGGCCCTGGGCCGGGCCTGGGGCGAGAGCTTCGACTACGGCGGCCTGGGCCCCGATTTCCAGGTCCCGGTCTTCGTCATCCAGGGGGACGACAACACCGACGCCCCGATCGCCCAGGCCCGGGCCTGGCTGGCGGGGGTGAGGGCGCCGGCCAAGGGGTTGGTGACGATCCCCGGGGCGGGCAATCACGGGCTCCAGACCCATTCCCAGGCCTTCGCCACGGCGCTGAAGGCAACCCTGGCCCCCTTCACCCATGAACCGCCTGCGAGTCCGCCGGCGCCTGGTCCCGGTCGTTGA
- a CDS encoding acyl-CoA synthetase: MYLPDHARLTPDKPAMISADSGAVVTYGQLDQRSNRVAQFLHARGLRRGDHIAVLMENNLAFMDPVWAGFRSGLYVTTINRYLPPDEAAYIVGDCGAKALITSYEKRETAAALAELIPNCPIRLMVGGTIPGWESYEDALAGASPEPLAQEWMGDSMLYSSGTTGRPKGILRPLPETTPAEGFATRQAVNRYGLTPDSVYLSPAPLYHAAPLAYVLSVQSFGGTVVMMERFDAEQALALIEKFHVTHSQWVPTMFVRMMKLPQEVRDRFDLSSHQVAIHAAAPCPVEVKRQMIEWWGPILYEYYAGTEGSGSTFITSEDWLEHPGSVGRAALGVLHICDENGAELPVGETGLVYFERETATFEYHNDPGKTADARHPQHPNWNALGDVGYLDKDGYLYLTDRKAFMIISGGVNIYPQAIEDLLVTHPKVADVAVFGIPHPEMGEAVKAVIEPAPGHAPTDELAQELLAYAKERLAHYMAPRSIDFIAEMPRLPTGKLYKRVLRDAYWTDRKI, encoded by the coding sequence ATGTACCTGCCCGACCACGCGCGCCTGACGCCCGACAAGCCCGCCATGATCTCCGCCGACTCCGGCGCCGTGGTCACCTATGGCCAGCTCGACCAGCGCTCCAACCGCGTGGCCCAGTTCCTCCACGCGCGCGGCCTGCGCCGGGGCGACCACATCGCCGTCCTGATGGAGAACAACCTGGCCTTCATGGACCCGGTCTGGGCGGGCTTCCGCTCGGGGCTCTACGTCACCACCATCAACCGCTACCTGCCGCCGGACGAGGCCGCCTACATCGTCGGCGACTGCGGGGCCAAGGCGCTCATCACCTCCTACGAGAAGCGCGAGACCGCCGCGGCCCTGGCCGAGCTGATCCCCAACTGCCCGATCCGCCTGATGGTGGGCGGGACCATTCCGGGCTGGGAGTCCTATGAGGACGCCCTGGCCGGCGCTTCGCCCGAGCCGTTGGCGCAGGAGTGGATGGGCGACTCCATGCTCTATTCGTCGGGCACCACCGGGCGGCCCAAGGGCATCCTGCGGCCCTTGCCGGAGACCACGCCGGCCGAGGGTTTCGCCACCCGCCAGGCGGTCAACCGTTACGGCCTGACGCCCGACAGCGTCTATCTCTCGCCCGCCCCGCTCTACCATGCCGCCCCGCTGGCCTATGTGCTCAGCGTGCAGTCCTTCGGCGGCACGGTGGTGATGATGGAGCGGTTCGACGCCGAGCAAGCGCTTGCGCTCATTGAGAAATTCCACGTCACCCACAGCCAGTGGGTGCCCACCATGTTCGTGCGCATGATGAAGCTGCCCCAGGAGGTCCGCGACCGCTTCGACCTCTCCAGCCACCAGGTCGCCATCCACGCCGCCGCCCCCTGCCCGGTGGAGGTAAAGCGCCAGATGATCGAGTGGTGGGGCCCGATCCTCTACGAATACTATGCCGGCACCGAGGGCTCGGGCTCGACCTTCATCACCTCGGAGGACTGGCTGGAGCACCCCGGCTCGGTGGGCCGCGCGGCCCTGGGCGTCTTGCACATCTGCGACGAGAACGGCGCCGAGCTGCCGGTGGGCGAGACCGGCCTGGTCTATTTCGAGCGCGAGACCGCGACCTTCGAATACCACAACGACCCCGGCAAGACCGCCGACGCCCGCCACCCGCAGCACCCCAACTGGAACGCCCTGGGCGACGTCGGCTACCTCGACAAGGACGGCTATCTGTACCTGACCGACCGCAAGGCCTTCATGATCATCTCCGGCGGGGTGAACATCTATCCCCAGGCTATCGAGGACCTGCTGGTGACCCACCCCAAGGTGGCCGACGTGGCGGTGTTCGGCATCCCGCACCCGGAGATGGGCGAGGCGGTGAAGGCGGTGATCGAGCCAGCCCCCGGCCATGCCCCCACCGACGAACTGGCGCAGGAGCTGTTGGCCTACGCCAAGGAACGCCTGGCCCACTACATGGCCCCGCGCTCCATCGACTTCATCGCCGAGATGCCGCGCCTGCCCACCGGCAAACTCTACAAGCGCGTCCTGCGCGACGCCTACTGGACTGACCGCAAGATCTGA
- a CDS encoding PAS domain-containing hybrid sensor histidine kinase/response regulator, whose translation MSKAQTLERLKARRLTMLAQAEEMAQLGTWAWDVASDQTTWSKATYDIHGFDRDQAPPDLAGVLAIYHPEDAALLARMVDEAVREGTNYALQARIYRPDGSLRHVVARGAAERGPGGEVIGLFGTFIDVTSLKLADDEVRRSEALHRHLMENARDIFVRESPEGVILEASAGCRALGYEPEELVGVNVVSLIHRGDLETLRAAHEANRAEDPTDRDREYRVRAKDGHYVWLQGSAIPVRDADGGVREVVSIVRNINDYRLSRDALAVSETRYRLITEQITDVVACCNPEGLVTFVSPSIEALVGHRPEELVGGDSMRFIHPDDKKAVRRAVAAYVAKGPGAPSPSIEYRAVRKDGQVIWLEGHPVAIYDAVTGALLELQDCTRDISARKALEADLGAARDAAEAAAAVKSAFLANMSHEIRTPLTAILGYSDLLTAQSGLDGVGRRHLERIRAGSQALLSIVNDVLDFSKLEAQQAEIAPEPVAIAKMTEEALALFSPQAQDKGLDLTFEVDGPLPAHLMVDPHRLRQILFNLIGNAVKFTVAGEVRLKVAYAADLERLHLFVADTGPGMDAIQTARLFQRFSQVDAASTRKHGGTGLGLAICKGLAEAMGGGVSVESTPGQGSVFHVHLWAPVTDLSGPSEPELEAAPADDLKVLVVDDNDVNRELARLLLESFGAQVLEAPDGESALALVQAGPVDLILMDIRMPGLDGPSTLRRLRGQPGPNQAVPVLAFSADADLEGAPWAHEFDGLVRKPIVAAELLAAIGRCLEPPTADAQILRSVQ comes from the coding sequence CATCCACGGTTTCGACCGCGACCAGGCGCCCCCCGACCTGGCCGGCGTCCTGGCGATCTATCACCCGGAGGACGCCGCGCTGCTCGCGCGGATGGTCGACGAGGCGGTTCGCGAAGGGACCAATTACGCCCTGCAGGCGCGGATCTACCGGCCGGACGGGAGCCTGCGCCACGTGGTGGCCCGCGGCGCCGCCGAACGGGGGCCGGGGGGAGAGGTCATTGGCCTCTTCGGAACCTTTATCGATGTCACCTCCCTGAAGCTGGCCGACGATGAGGTGCGCCGCAGTGAAGCCCTCCACCGGCACCTGATGGAGAACGCCCGCGACATCTTCGTCCGCGAGAGCCCGGAAGGGGTGATCCTGGAGGCGTCGGCCGGATGCCGTGCGCTCGGCTACGAGCCGGAGGAGCTGGTGGGGGTCAACGTCGTGAGCTTGATTCACCGCGGGGATCTGGAAACCCTTCGGGCGGCCCATGAAGCCAATCGCGCCGAAGACCCGACCGACCGCGATCGCGAGTACCGCGTGCGAGCCAAGGACGGCCACTACGTCTGGCTTCAGGGCAGTGCGATCCCGGTTCGGGACGCTGACGGCGGGGTCCGGGAAGTCGTCAGCATTGTCCGAAATATCAATGACTACCGGTTGAGCCGGGACGCCCTGGCGGTCAGCGAAACGCGCTACCGGCTGATCACCGAACAGATCACCGATGTCGTCGCCTGCTGCAACCCCGAAGGACTGGTGACCTTCGTCTCCCCCTCGATCGAGGCGCTCGTTGGTCACCGGCCCGAGGAGCTGGTCGGCGGTGATTCCATGCGGTTCATTCATCCCGATGACAAGAAGGCTGTCCGCCGGGCCGTCGCCGCCTATGTGGCCAAGGGGCCCGGTGCGCCATCCCCCAGCATCGAGTACCGTGCGGTGCGCAAGGACGGTCAGGTGATCTGGCTCGAGGGCCATCCCGTGGCGATCTACGATGCAGTCACCGGCGCCCTCCTTGAGCTGCAGGATTGCACACGAGACATCTCCGCTCGCAAGGCGCTGGAGGCTGACCTCGGCGCGGCGCGGGACGCCGCCGAGGCCGCCGCCGCGGTAAAGTCGGCCTTCCTGGCCAATATGAGCCATGAGATCCGCACTCCGCTGACCGCGATCCTGGGCTATTCTGACCTCTTGACCGCCCAGTCCGGCCTGGACGGCGTCGGCCGTCGGCACCTGGAGCGCATCCGGGCCGGCAGCCAGGCCCTGCTGTCGATCGTCAATGACGTGCTCGACTTCTCCAAGCTGGAGGCCCAGCAGGCCGAGATCGCGCCAGAGCCCGTCGCGATCGCCAAGATGACCGAGGAGGCGCTCGCCCTGTTCTCACCCCAGGCCCAGGACAAGGGGCTGGACCTTACCTTCGAGGTGGACGGCCCGTTGCCAGCCCACCTGATGGTCGATCCCCACCGGCTGCGGCAGATCCTGTTCAACCTGATCGGCAATGCGGTGAAGTTCACGGTGGCAGGCGAGGTGCGCCTGAAGGTGGCCTATGCCGCCGACCTCGAGCGGCTTCACCTTTTCGTCGCCGACACCGGGCCGGGAATGGACGCTATCCAGACCGCGCGGCTGTTCCAGCGCTTCTCCCAGGTGGACGCAGCCTCCACCCGCAAGCATGGCGGCACCGGGCTGGGCTTGGCGATCTGCAAGGGCCTGGCCGAGGCCATGGGCGGCGGGGTCAGCGTCGAGAGCACGCCGGGCCAGGGTTCGGTCTTCCATGTCCACCTTTGGGCGCCGGTCACGGACCTGTCGGGACCGTCCGAGCCTGAGCTGGAGGCGGCGCCGGCCGATGATCTGAAGGTGCTGGTGGTGGACGACAACGACGTCAATCGTGAGCTGGCTCGTCTGCTACTGGAGTCCTTCGGGGCGCAGGTGTTGGAAGCCCCCGACGGGGAGTCGGCCCTAGCCCTGGTCCAGGCCGGGCCGGTGGACCTGATCCTGATGGACATCCGCATGCCTGGGCTGGACGGCCCCTCGACCCTGCGGCGCTTGCGGGGCCAGCCCGGTCCCAACCAGGCGGTCCCGGTCCTGGCCTTCAGCGCCGACGCCGATCTCGAGGGCGCGCCCTGGGCCCACGAGTTTGACGGGCTGGTCCGTAAGCCCATCGTCGCAGCCGAACTGCTGGCGGCAATCGGGCGCTGCCTAGAGCCACCGACCGCTGACGCTCAGATCTTGCGGTCAGTCCAGTAG